In Candidatus Zymogenus saltonus, the genomic stretch CTAAACTGACATGATTCAAAAAACCGTTGCAAGAAAGTACGCACGAGCCCTGATGGAGCTTGCCAAGGAAGACAACAAAAAGGAGCAATACGGAAAGGAGATATCCTCTTTTTTCACCATGCTTAAAAGTGACAAAATGCTCTGGAGTTTTTTTGTCGGGCCTTCGGAATCTCTGGAGAACAAAAGGGCCGCCCTTGAGGAGATTTTGCCGAAATTTAAATTTTCAAATGTGGTGCAGAATTTCATCCGTCTGATCTTTGAAAAGGAAAGGCTCTCATTCTTGGGGGATATAGTTGAAATCTACAACACCCTTTTGGATGAGGCGGAGGGAAGGGTCAGGGCAAGGATAATAAGCGCCTCCCCCCTGACCAAGGCGGATTTAAATAAAATTGTAAAGGGACTCTCGGCCGCTATCGGCAAAGAGATAGTCGCCGACGTCAGTCTCGATCCTGAAATAATCGGTGGTATTATCGCCCATGTGGGTGGATTGGTCTTTGACGGAAGTATAAAGACCCAGCTGAACAATATTGGTTATAATCTTAAGAAGGAATACGTTAATTGATATGGAAATCAAAGCCGAAGAGATAAGCAGTATTTTAAAGAAGCAGATTCGAGACTACGAAAAGAAACTCGAAATCTCTGAAACCGGTACCATCCTCTATGTCGGCGACGGCATCGCCAGGATTCACGGCCTCGAAAACGCCATGGCCGGCGAGCTTTTGGAGTTTCCGGGGGAACTTACCGGTATTGTTCTAAACCTCGAGGAAGACAATGTGGGCGCGGCTATATTCGGTGAGGGTTGGCACATAAAGGAGGGTGATATAGTAAAGAGGACCGGCCGTATCGCCGAGGTCCCAGTGGGAGAGGAGCTCCTGGGCAGGGTCGTCAACGCCCTCGGTCAACCGATCGACGGAAAGGGCCCCATAAAAACCAAGAACTTCTTCCCCATCGAGGTCAAGGCCCCCGGCATCGTATATCGCCAGCCGGTAAAGGAGCCCCTCCAGACGGGAATCAAGGCCATCGACTCAATGACACCCATCGGGAGGGGACAGAGGGAGTTGATCATCGGCGATCGCCAAACGGGAAAGACCGCCATTGCCTTGGACACCATCTTGAATCAGCGGGATACGGACGTTGTCTCTATCTACGTGGCCATCGGTCAGAAGCGCTCCACGGTCGCCCGGGTGGTGGACATCTTGAACAAATTCGGCGCCATGGATAAAACCATTGTCGTGGCTGTGACCGCATCTGAACCCGCACCGCTCCAATTTATTGCGCCTTACTCCGGCGTCACCATGGGCGAGTATTTTAGAGACAACGAGAGTCACGCCCTTATAATCTACGACGACCTTTCAAAGCACGCAATGGCGTATCGTCAGCTCTCGCTCCTACTGAGGAGGCCCCCGGGAAGAGAGGCGTATCCTGGGGACGTCTTTTACCTCCATTCGAGGCTCCTGGAGAGGTCGGCCAAGCTTTCGGACGACAAGGGGGGTGGATCGTTAACCGCCCTTCCCATAATCGAGACCCAGGCGGGAGACGTCTCCGCGTATATCCCGACGAATGTAATCTCCATCACCGACGGCCAAATATTCCTCGAATCCGACCTTTTCTACTCGGGTGTTAGACCGGCCATCAACGTGGGACTTTCCGTCTCCAGGGTCGGCGGCAGCGCCCAGATAAAGGGGATGAAGCAGGTGGCCGGCTCACTGAGGCTCGACCTCGCCCAGTACAGGGAGATGGCCGCATTTGCCCAGTTCGGCTCCGACCTAGACAAGGCGACCCAGGCCCAGCTCTCCCGGGGAAGCAGGCTCGTTGAAATTTTGAAACAGCCCCAATACAAGCCTCTGCCCGTGGAAAAACAGGTCCTTATCATATTTGCCGCCACAAACGGCTTCGTGGACGAATACCCGGAAGATGTTTTAAAAAAGTATGAGGAAGACCTTTATCTCTTTATGGAGACCAAAAATCCCGAGGTATTAAAGGAGATAAAGGAAAAGGGAGCGCTCACGAGCGAGCTCGAAAGGCAGCTCTCCAAGATAATCACCGATTTCAAAAAGAATTTTATAGTCTAATTTTACCAATTAAGCTTGGCAGAAATTTGAAAAGCTATTTAAAAGAAATATAACGGCAACCCTATGGCGAATCTCAAAGACATACGAAAACGAATCCTATCTGTAAAAAGCACCCAGCAGATCACGAGCGCCATGAAGATGGTCGCCGCCGCAAAGCTCAAAAAGGCTCAGGATAGGATAGAGAAGGCAAGACCCTACGCCGATAAGATGATGGAGGTGCTGGCGAGCATCGCGCTGAGAACCAGCCCGGATGCTCATCCCCTCCTGAAGAAAAGACCCGCGGAGAAGGTGATGCTTGTCATCCTGACCTCCGATAAGGGACTCTGTGGAGCCTTCAACCAGAATATCATCAAATCGACCGAGCTGTTCGTCAGGGAGAACAGGAAGAGATATTCCGATATTCAATTTACGATCATCGGTAAAAAAGGATACGACTACTTCAAAAAAAGAGACATTCAAATATACAGAGACTTCGTGGGATTTTCGGGAAACGTCGATTTCGAGCTGGCGGGCAATATCTCCTCCGATATAAAGACCAGGTTTCTGTCGGGTATGGTCGACGAAATATACCTAATGTACAACAGGTTCCTTTCCGTAATGAGCCAGAAGATCGTCTTCGATCGGATCATCCCTATCGTCCCCCTTAAGGTGCCCGATGGTGAGTTGGCCCTCGAACATATCTTCGAGCCTTCCGAAACGGAGATATTGGACGATATCTTGGCGAAAAACATCGTGATTCAGGTTTTCAGGGCCCTCCTTGAATCGGAGGCCTCCGAGCTGGGAGCAAGGATGACCGCAATGGACAGCGCCACATCCAACGCCGATGAGATGATCGAAAAGCTTACCTTAAAGTACAATCGCGCCCGCCAGGAGACTATTACCAAAGAGCTTATTGAGATTGTAGGGGGGGCTGAGGCGCTTTAAACTTTTAGGAAACCCGAACTTTCGGGTACAAGAGATCTTTTTGGCTTAATCGTTGTCGGGAATCATGAAGAGAGGTTAATATAATCATTTAACGATAAAGTGGTGCAAACCGGTTTTAATGGGGCTTCGAAAGGCAACTTAAATGTATTTTTGGTTATATAACTTTTTATCCAAAAGTAAAGGAAGCTTTTTCCTCCACTAAAAAGTTGTTCGGTGCTTTTTTAGGATTTGAAATTTGTGCTGTTTTCTTATATTGTTTTCAAATTCTTTTGCATATTCAAGTTACGTTGGCTAAGGAGGGCGCTGTTTAGATATGAACCAAGGTAAAGTTATTCAGGTTATTGGTCCTGTTGTGGACTTATTTTTTCCGGATAAGCTTCCGGAAATATATACAGCCGTCAGGTTGACCAACCCCTCCATCGACGATAGAGAGGGAAATCTGGTGGTTGAGGTCTCACAGCATCTGGGCGACAATGTCGTCCGTTGCATAGCAATGGACAGCACGGAAGGCCTTGTCAGGGGAATGGTCGGCATCGACACCGGAGAGCATATAACCGTTCCCGTAGGGGAAGGCACTTTGGGCAGGATTATGAACGTGGTCGGGGAACCGGTGGACGAGCTCGGCCCCATCAATACAAAAGAGCGGTGGCCCATCCACCGCCCGACTCCTGAATTTGTCGAACAGGACGTTTCCGTCGATGCCTTCGAGACCGGAATCAAGGTCGTCGACCTTTTAGCTCCATACCCGAAAGGGGGAAAGGTAGGTCTCTTCGGCGGCGCCGGTGTGGGCAAGACCGTCTTCATCATGGAGCTTATCCACAACATAGCCGTTCACCACGGTGGATTTTCCATTTTTGCGGGTGTCGGCGAGAGGACAAGGGAAGGAAACGACCTCTGGCTCGAAATGAAGGAAAGCAAGGTCATCGATAAGGCGGCCTTGGTCTACGGCCAGATGAACGAGCCCCCAGGAGCGAGGGCAAGGGTCGCCCTCTCCGCCCTTACCGTCTCCGAGTACTTCCGGGACGTGGAGGGACAGGATGTTCTCCTCTTCATAGACAACATCTTCAGATTCACCCAGGCGGGCAGCGAGGTCTCGGCCCTTCTGGGACGTATGCCTTCCGCCGTCGGCTATCAACCCACCCTCGCAACGGAGATGGGAGAACTGCAGGAGAGGATCACCTCAACCAGCAAAGGCTCCATCACCTCGGTACAGGCCATCTACGTCCCTGCCGACGACCTTACCGACCCGGCGCCCGCAACAACGTTCGCCCACCTCGACGCCACTACGGTCCTCTCAAGGCAGATCTCGGAGCTTGGTATATATCCCGCCGTCGATCCCCTCGACTCCACATCGAGGATTCTGGATCCCCAGGTTGTGGGCGAGGAACACTATAAAGTGACAAGAGACGTTCAGCTCGTCCTTCAAAAATATAAGGACCTTCAGGACATCATCGCCATTCTCGGTATGGACGAGCTCTCCGAAGATGACAAGCTCGTCGTCTCTAGAGCCAGAAAGATCCAAAGATTCCTCTCCCAGCCGTTTTTCGTCGCCGAGGAATTTACTGGTACTCCGGGTAAGTACGTCCCCCTCGAAGAGACCATACGCGGATTCAAGGAAGTCGTCGATGGAAAGCATGACGATATCCCGGAGCAGGCGTTCTATATGGTCGGCGGGATAGAGGAGGTCATCGAAAGGGCAAAGACTCTCTCCGGGTAATCCCAGCCTCCAAAAGAGGGGAGGCAGGGACTAATACATGGGGGGGAGGTTCTAATAAAAGGGGGGTAGGGGCTGATAGAAGGAGGGCAGGGTTTGATACATGGAGGGGCAGGATTTTATACAAGTGGGAGAGTTGATGTGAGAGGTGCGTGGTCTGATGCGATAGGGCAATGTCTGATGGAAGGGGGCAGGGTCTGATAGAAGGGAAGGCTTTTTAACTACTAATTGGATATTTATCCTAAACCCTTAGGGGAAAAAAAGAGATGGGAATCCAACTTGATATAATTACTCCTGACAGGATCGTCGCCAGCGAGGAGGTGGATAAAGTCGTATGCCCGGGTATCGACGGGGAGTTCGGAGTGCTTCCGGGCCACGTCGGTTTGATGACGAAGCTCAGGATCGGCGAGGTCAATTATTACGGAATCGACACCAAAAGGGAACACTATCTGGTGGTAACCACCGGCTACGTCGAAGTAACAAAAGACAAGGTAACTATCCTCCCCGATTGGTGCATAAGATCAAGGGATATAGACAAAGTCCAGACGGAAATCGACCTCAACAAGGCCGAGGATATAATAAATAACGCCGAAAAGGAAACCGAGGAGTATATTAAGGCGAAGGATGATTATCTCCTTGCCAAGGCCATCCTAAAACTCTGGGATAAGATAGGATAAGGGCCGCCCCTGTCGGCAAGCGAACGATATATGGGAGACATGGGGGGAAGAAGGGGCAGGGAGAAATACGATTGGGCACGTAGGGTATGATGGGGCAAGGAGAATACGATAATAAACAGTAGATGCTTAACCTCATCCCTTTTTTCTTATCTAAATACTTTTTTCACAATAATTCCCTAAATCTATATCCCCGACCTTTGAATTTAACCTCGGTTCACGATGTAGACACGCCACCCAATTTTACCAACATCGCGGCTTTCACCATTTATCTGAAAATCCCTCTTCTACCATGTAATCCACTGCCGCCGCCGAAAAGGGCCGCTGTCCTTAGTTCAATTGATCCTTCCTGAAGTACTTCTTATTCCCTCGTACTCTAAAGCCCTGATCGCTGCTTAGTTTTTTGCTGGGCAGGGCCCTATTTGTACTTTAAACAGAGGGCCTCTCTTTTCGGCCGATGATTTTTGGCCGTTCCGTCCGGTACAATGGAAACCTTCCACCGACTAAAAGACATCCCGATCCAGACTCCTGTACTGGACCGCCTCGGCCAGATGTGAGGGCGTTATATCTTTTTCACCGCCGAGGTCCGCTATGGTCCTCGACACCTTGATAATTCTCGTGTACGCCCGGGCGGAGAGGTTCAGCCTGTTCATTACCTTTTCGAGGAAGCCCCTGCACTCGGAAGAGAGTGGTGCAAAGAGCTCCAGGTCCCTCTGGGGCATCCCGGAGTTGAAGAAGTAGGGGCGATCCTTGAACCTCTCGTACTCTATCTTGCGGACGGCGTTGATCCTGTCTCTGATCGACGCCGAACTCTC encodes the following:
- the atpH gene encoding ATP synthase F1 subunit delta, whose translation is MELAKEDNKKEQYGKEISSFFTMLKSDKMLWSFFVGPSESLENKRAALEEILPKFKFSNVVQNFIRLIFEKERLSFLGDIVEIYNTLLDEAEGRVRARIISASPLTKADLNKIVKGLSAAIGKEIVADVSLDPEIIGGIIAHVGGLVFDGSIKTQLNNIGYNLKKEYVN
- a CDS encoding F0F1 ATP synthase subunit alpha encodes the protein MEIKAEEISSILKKQIRDYEKKLEISETGTILYVGDGIARIHGLENAMAGELLEFPGELTGIVLNLEEDNVGAAIFGEGWHIKEGDIVKRTGRIAEVPVGEELLGRVVNALGQPIDGKGPIKTKNFFPIEVKAPGIVYRQPVKEPLQTGIKAIDSMTPIGRGQRELIIGDRQTGKTAIALDTILNQRDTDVVSIYVAIGQKRSTVARVVDILNKFGAMDKTIVVAVTASEPAPLQFIAPYSGVTMGEYFRDNESHALIIYDDLSKHAMAYRQLSLLLRRPPGREAYPGDVFYLHSRLLERSAKLSDDKGGGSLTALPIIETQAGDVSAYIPTNVISITDGQIFLESDLFYSGVRPAINVGLSVSRVGGSAQIKGMKQVAGSLRLDLAQYREMAAFAQFGSDLDKATQAQLSRGSRLVEILKQPQYKPLPVEKQVLIIFAATNGFVDEYPEDVLKKYEEDLYLFMETKNPEVLKEIKEKGALTSELERQLSKIITDFKKNFIV
- the atpG gene encoding ATP synthase F1 subunit gamma, whose translation is MANLKDIRKRILSVKSTQQITSAMKMVAAAKLKKAQDRIEKARPYADKMMEVLASIALRTSPDAHPLLKKRPAEKVMLVILTSDKGLCGAFNQNIIKSTELFVRENRKRYSDIQFTIIGKKGYDYFKKRDIQIYRDFVGFSGNVDFELAGNISSDIKTRFLSGMVDEIYLMYNRFLSVMSQKIVFDRIIPIVPLKVPDGELALEHIFEPSETEILDDILAKNIVIQVFRALLESEASELGARMTAMDSATSNADEMIEKLTLKYNRARQETITKELIEIVGGAEAL
- the atpD gene encoding F0F1 ATP synthase subunit beta — protein: MNQGKVIQVIGPVVDLFFPDKLPEIYTAVRLTNPSIDDREGNLVVEVSQHLGDNVVRCIAMDSTEGLVRGMVGIDTGEHITVPVGEGTLGRIMNVVGEPVDELGPINTKERWPIHRPTPEFVEQDVSVDAFETGIKVVDLLAPYPKGGKVGLFGGAGVGKTVFIMELIHNIAVHHGGFSIFAGVGERTREGNDLWLEMKESKVIDKAALVYGQMNEPPGARARVALSALTVSEYFRDVEGQDVLLFIDNIFRFTQAGSEVSALLGRMPSAVGYQPTLATEMGELQERITSTSKGSITSVQAIYVPADDLTDPAPATTFAHLDATTVLSRQISELGIYPAVDPLDSTSRILDPQVVGEEHYKVTRDVQLVLQKYKDLQDIIAILGMDELSEDDKLVVSRARKIQRFLSQPFFVAEEFTGTPGKYVPLEETIRGFKEVVDGKHDDIPEQAFYMVGGIEEVIERAKTLSG
- the atpC gene encoding ATP synthase F1 subunit epsilon, whose protein sequence is MGIQLDIITPDRIVASEEVDKVVCPGIDGEFGVLPGHVGLMTKLRIGEVNYYGIDTKREHYLVVTTGYVEVTKDKVTILPDWCIRSRDIDKVQTEIDLNKAEDIINNAEKETEEYIKAKDDYLLAKAILKLWDKIG